A region of Bradyrhizobium sp. SZCCHNS1050 DNA encodes the following proteins:
- a CDS encoding conjugal transfer protein TraD — protein sequence MRKPRDFDADLKALEDKARGMKASKVRQLGELVIATGADTLSVDELAGALIVLAETKDAGKREAWSKRGAAFFQSRSRRTAPAIVRNIDGAPVCHFVGDREI from the coding sequence ATGCGCAAACCACGAGACTTCGATGCAGATCTCAAGGCACTCGAGGACAAGGCGCGAGGCATGAAAGCCAGCAAAGTGCGACAGCTCGGCGAATTGGTCATCGCGACTGGTGCTGATACGCTCAGCGTCGATGAACTGGCAGGCGCACTGATTGTACTGGCCGAGACGAAAGATGCCGGAAAGAGAGAGGCATGGTCCAAGCGCGGGGCCGCATTCTTTCAAAGCCGGTCGCGGCGAACTGCGCCAGCAATTGTTCGCAACATCGATGGTGCTCCTGTGTGCCACTTCGTTGGCGATCGGGAGATTTAG
- a CDS encoding ATP-binding protein: MRTATKKLGVPRQELTFSFGPFRLVPGRQLLLLDERPVKLGGRAFELLRLLVQRRGELVSKNDLTAAAWPGTFVHDSNLKVNMWSLRRSLGDTQIEPIYIATVARRGYKFIADVRVGIGDIEEEPTLADPLPPTQPPLPRGIVGREADIAAIADLLAKDRHITLAGAGGIGKTTVALAVAQAYGSRYRDGVCFVDLATISDPTLFGAALVTALGIRGNTDIGLAAVLDYLRPRQMLLILDNCEHVLPATTIFASKFMTDTSPSRLLATSREPLGTTLEHVVRIGSLPFPSSDLGLSVDHAVRFPAVELFVRRATEWSDYEFVDDDCNAIAAVCHSLDGLPLAIELAAAQIGRFTPRELLVNLDQKLGFTAAGIATSLPRHETLMATIEWSYRLLSQKEARLFAVLSVFSDGFEHDDAVFVAEAAGLTPIDVVTALGSLVAKSLLSAQARGASLRYRLLDSTRRYAAERCRGDPACGSAMRRHAERMIALFEQSEEEWNWREPADWTERYLGRIADLRSALSWSFGDQGDPTLGIRLAVAAITLWSETSILSEAQARLEVALALAKCVPCDDLSKAKLACALGWSLFYARKSSNENEVAWLDAIAFATRAGNVDYQQRALVGFAFYLLQIGEIARAITYLEQATSLAGRDPDSTATSEADRALAWAHAFAGELGKSRPVLDRLASTHSLAQGRSRKDANEVYRFITVRFNLPFVAWMQGQADYAAKLARDAVDAADRGGHWVSQSNALGLAALPISLEIGDLDALAFFTERLRRNLERERISRWVSVERYFSACLRNLRGDRRAVEDIRDAIDELIECRFLMRIGSYLAFLARAYLRQGRVAEARDAVRRAIAYQERQGERWCRSELLRVNASIFLHAGETVRAEKLFKQAIAEARAIGALTFALRTATDLAAHWATTGREKDAVQLLTPIFGEFTEGFGTQDLVRASKLLNQIEDASSGDAS; the protein is encoded by the coding sequence ATGCGGACCGCCACAAAGAAACTGGGCGTCCCCCGACAGGAGCTGACGTTCAGCTTCGGTCCTTTTCGACTTGTCCCCGGCCGTCAGCTCCTTTTACTGGACGAGCGCCCCGTCAAACTGGGCGGACGGGCCTTCGAACTCTTGCGGCTGCTGGTGCAGCGCCGGGGCGAGCTCGTCAGCAAGAACGACCTGACGGCGGCCGCCTGGCCGGGCACGTTCGTCCATGACAGCAATCTCAAGGTCAATATGTGGAGCTTGCGGCGCTCGCTGGGAGACACCCAGATAGAGCCCATCTACATCGCGACCGTTGCACGGCGCGGGTACAAATTTATCGCCGATGTCCGGGTCGGGATCGGCGATATCGAGGAGGAGCCTACGCTGGCCGATCCGCTCCCGCCTACGCAGCCGCCATTGCCGCGCGGAATCGTGGGCCGGGAAGCCGATATCGCCGCCATCGCCGATCTACTCGCCAAGGACAGACACATAACACTGGCCGGCGCCGGGGGAATAGGGAAGACAACCGTCGCCTTAGCCGTTGCTCAGGCGTACGGTTCAAGATATCGCGACGGCGTCTGCTTCGTCGATCTCGCGACGATCTCCGATCCTACTCTGTTCGGCGCGGCGCTGGTGACGGCGCTCGGTATCCGAGGCAATACGGACATTGGTCTGGCTGCTGTCCTCGACTATCTGAGGCCGCGGCAAATGCTGCTCATCCTCGACAATTGCGAGCATGTGCTGCCCGCCACCACGATCTTTGCCAGCAAGTTCATGACGGACACATCGCCATCGAGGCTGCTTGCCACGAGCCGCGAGCCGCTCGGCACCACCCTTGAGCATGTCGTTCGGATTGGCTCTCTCCCATTTCCGAGCTCCGATCTCGGGCTGTCGGTCGATCACGCTGTGAGGTTTCCGGCGGTGGAGCTGTTCGTCCGGCGCGCCACCGAATGGTCGGACTACGAGTTCGTCGACGACGATTGCAACGCAATCGCCGCGGTCTGCCATTCGTTGGACGGACTTCCATTGGCCATCGAGTTGGCTGCAGCCCAGATCGGCAGGTTTACTCCACGGGAGTTATTGGTCAATCTCGATCAGAAGCTCGGTTTTACCGCGGCCGGGATCGCCACCTCGTTGCCCCGTCACGAAACCTTGATGGCCACGATTGAGTGGAGCTACCGGCTGCTCTCGCAGAAGGAAGCCAGGCTGTTCGCCGTACTGTCCGTGTTCAGTGACGGATTCGAGCACGATGATGCGGTCTTCGTGGCAGAAGCGGCGGGGCTCACGCCAATCGATGTTGTGACCGCACTCGGGAGCCTCGTCGCCAAGTCACTGCTGAGCGCGCAGGCCCGTGGCGCGAGCCTGCGCTACCGGCTGCTCGACAGTACACGCCGCTACGCTGCCGAGCGGTGTCGGGGCGATCCAGCGTGCGGCTCGGCGATGCGCCGGCATGCGGAACGCATGATAGCGCTGTTCGAGCAGTCCGAGGAGGAGTGGAATTGGCGCGAGCCGGCCGATTGGACCGAGCGCTACCTCGGCCGCATTGCCGATCTGAGAAGCGCACTATCATGGTCGTTCGGCGATCAAGGCGATCCCACGCTCGGCATCAGGCTTGCGGTTGCGGCTATCACTCTCTGGTCGGAAACCTCCATCCTGTCGGAGGCGCAGGCGCGGCTGGAGGTCGCACTCGCCTTGGCCAAGTGCGTCCCATGCGACGATCTGTCAAAAGCGAAGCTCGCCTGTGCCCTCGGATGGAGTCTGTTCTACGCCCGCAAGAGTTCGAATGAGAACGAGGTCGCTTGGCTTGATGCCATCGCGTTCGCGACACGCGCCGGCAACGTCGATTATCAGCAGCGCGCGCTGGTAGGTTTTGCGTTTTACCTGCTCCAGATCGGAGAAATCGCACGTGCCATAACCTATCTTGAGCAGGCTACCTCGCTGGCTGGCCGGGACCCCGATTCAACGGCCACATCCGAAGCCGACAGGGCCTTAGCCTGGGCCCACGCCTTCGCAGGCGAATTAGGCAAAAGCCGCCCAGTTCTCGATCGTCTCGCGTCCACCCATTCGCTGGCCCAGGGACGTTCGCGCAAGGATGCAAATGAGGTCTACCGCTTCATCACCGTCCGCTTCAACCTGCCCTTCGTCGCGTGGATGCAGGGGCAGGCCGACTACGCCGCCAAGCTGGCGCGCGACGCCGTGGATGCTGCAGACCGCGGCGGCCATTGGGTATCACAGTCGAACGCACTCGGGCTGGCCGCTCTTCCCATCTCCCTGGAAATTGGCGATCTTGATGCGCTCGCGTTCTTCACAGAACGTTTGCGTCGTAACCTGGAACGAGAGCGCATCTCTCGCTGGGTTTCAGTCGAGCGCTATTTCTCCGCCTGCCTGCGCAACTTGCGCGGCGATCGGCGGGCGGTGGAGGATATTCGCGACGCGATCGATGAACTGATTGAATGCCGCTTCTTGATGCGGATCGGCAGCTATCTGGCTTTCCTCGCTCGCGCCTATCTTCGGCAGGGACGGGTCGCCGAAGCGCGAGACGCCGTCAGGCGAGCGATCGCTTATCAGGAACGCCAAGGCGAACGCTGGTGCCGCTCGGAACTCCTTCGTGTCAATGCATCGATCTTTCTCCACGCAGGCGAAACTGTCCGCGCTGAAAAGCTGTTCAAGCAGGCGATTGCCGAGGCCCGCGCTATCGGCGCGTTGACTTTCGCACTTCGGACCGCCACTGACCTCGCGGCTCATTGGGCGACGACAGGCCGCGAGAAGGACGCAGTCCAATTGCTCACTCCAATTTTTGGGGAATTTACTGAAGGTTTTGGTACGCAAGACCTTGTCCGTGCCTCCAAATTGTTGAACCAGATAGAGGACGCATCGAGTGGCGACGCCTCATAA
- a CDS encoding type 1 glutamine amidotransferase domain-containing protein: MTQHVLFIVSNAAVIGPQNRKTGFFFAEVAHPFDVLDKAGIAVEFASLRGGWTPYDAYDEKDPAQKAFLESKAFRRLNRSRKLAEVDAADFDAILVPGGLGPMVDIQRNPTVHDAVVRAWSTGKFVTAVCHGPCALLGVDLGDGKPFVRGRKLTSFSKKEEYDYAREDVPYELEDALRAEGAEYTSAENWQPHVVVDGRLITGQNPASAGLLAKELLAALRSSRA; encoded by the coding sequence ATGACCCAACACGTCCTGTTTATCGTCAGCAACGCAGCAGTGATCGGCCCACAGAACCGCAAGACGGGCTTCTTTTTCGCCGAGGTTGCGCATCCGTTCGATGTTCTTGACAAGGCAGGCATCGCGGTTGAGTTCGCTTCCTTGAGAGGCGGATGGACGCCCTATGACGCCTACGACGAGAAAGATCCTGCGCAAAAAGCCTTCCTTGAAAGCAAGGCTTTTCGCCGTCTCAATCGCAGCCGCAAGCTGGCCGAGGTGGATGCTGCGGATTTTGATGCGATACTGGTGCCAGGCGGACTTGGGCCGATGGTCGATATCCAGCGAAACCCTACCGTTCATGATGCGGTTGTGCGTGCGTGGAGCACGGGAAAATTCGTGACGGCCGTTTGTCACGGTCCATGCGCGCTTCTCGGAGTAGACCTTGGCGACGGCAAGCCGTTCGTGCGGGGAAGAAAGCTAACATCGTTCTCGAAGAAGGAAGAGTACGACTACGCACGTGAAGATGTTCCTTACGAGCTTGAAGATGCTTTGAGGGCCGAGGGCGCTGAATATACGTCTGCGGAAAACTGGCAGCCCCACGTCGTCGTCGATGGGCGCCTCATCACCGGGCAAAATCCTGCATCGGCCGGGCTCCTGGCAAAGGAGCTGCTGGCGGCACTCAGAAGCAGCCGCGCATAG
- a CDS encoding putative quinol monooxygenase, with product MPSKITAILVAHPGKGLELRELLVGMAPHCRAEPGNLRWDIWRDSVDDHRYVLDELYRDGAAVEAHRNSQHYQEYLARVPKLAERTAVVAEAVDVR from the coding sequence ATGCCGTCAAAGATCACTGCCATTCTGGTTGCCCACCCTGGCAAGGGCCTCGAGCTTAGAGAGCTACTTGTCGGGATGGCGCCACATTGCAGAGCAGAGCCAGGAAATCTGCGTTGGGACATTTGGCGCGACAGTGTGGATGATCATCGTTACGTTCTAGACGAACTCTATCGAGACGGTGCTGCGGTCGAAGCGCATCGGAACTCGCAGCATTATCAAGAGTACCTGGCCAGGGTGCCAAAACTGGCCGAACGTACGGCAGTCGTCGCGGAGGCCGTGGACGTCAGATAA
- a CDS encoding alpha/beta fold hydrolase, which produces MRLSCTIVIGLIMASAHPSFGESTASECGPVASAHRCTLPMPSCAAGASTVHYHTAAINGVNVFYREAGPADGPVALLLHGFPTSSHMFRDLIPKLAHRYHVIAPDYPGFGQSDAPDRSRFSYSFSNYAEMIDALLDQLGAKRYAMYVMDYGAPVGYRLALKHPERVTALIVQNGNAYEEGLRDAWDPIKAYWKEGTEERRNALSFLVSAPSTKFLYTDGVRDPTRISPDNWVNDQALLDRPGNKDIQLDLLYDHAANVPLYPAFQAFFRERKPPTLILWGKNDKVFAEAGAHAYLRDLPAAELHMLDTGHFALEDQIDVMAPLINDFLDRVYN; this is translated from the coding sequence ATGCGTCTGTCTTGCACGATTGTCATCGGCCTGATCATGGCGAGTGCACATCCATCGTTCGGGGAGTCCACAGCGTCCGAATGTGGGCCGGTTGCGTCTGCTCATCGCTGCACGTTGCCAATGCCGAGCTGCGCAGCCGGCGCTTCAACGGTTCACTACCACACGGCCGCTATCAACGGCGTGAACGTGTTCTACCGGGAGGCTGGGCCGGCAGATGGGCCGGTCGCTCTCCTTTTGCATGGCTTTCCGACGTCGTCACATATGTTCCGCGATTTGATCCCGAAGCTGGCTCACAGATACCATGTCATTGCGCCGGACTATCCTGGCTTCGGGCAGAGCGACGCTCCAGACCGCAGCCGGTTCTCGTATTCGTTTTCGAACTATGCCGAGATGATCGATGCTTTGCTGGATCAACTCGGTGCAAAGCGCTACGCCATGTACGTCATGGATTACGGGGCGCCGGTCGGCTATCGGCTCGCTCTCAAACATCCTGAGCGTGTGACTGCCCTCATCGTTCAAAACGGCAACGCCTACGAAGAGGGTTTGCGAGACGCTTGGGATCCGATCAAGGCGTATTGGAAAGAAGGCACGGAGGAGCGGAGGAATGCGCTTTCGTTCCTCGTCTCGGCCCCGTCGACAAAATTCCTGTACACCGACGGCGTACGCGATCCGACCCGCATCAGTCCCGATAATTGGGTCAATGACCAGGCACTCCTGGATCGTCCGGGCAACAAGGATATTCAGCTCGACCTGCTGTACGATCACGCGGCCAACGTCCCGCTCTATCCGGCCTTCCAGGCGTTTTTCCGCGAACGTAAACCTCCGACCCTGATCCTCTGGGGCAAGAATGACAAAGTCTTCGCTGAAGCAGGCGCGCACGCCTATCTGCGCGATTTGCCAGCAGCCGAGCTGCACATGCTCGACACCGGCCACTTCGCACTCGAGGACCAAATCGACGTGATGGCGCCGTTGATCAACGACTTTCTCGACCGAGTCTACAATTGA
- a CDS encoding alpha/beta hydrolase, which yields MKYLAPLLALSALAMTSTSSGAQQQKATSVVLVHGAFVDGSGWQAVYDLLKKDGYEVLVVQNPTITLEGDVAATEAVIAAAKYPVVLVGHSYGGMVITQAGENPKVKSLAYIAAFAPDTGESAASLNSWPAEPGETKAPLLPPQNGYLLVDPAKFPTSFAADSPVALTEFMAVAQVPWGLQAVEAKVTKVGWKAKPSVFLIPSQDRMITPSSQRKMAKRSGARVEEISSSHAVMLSHPREVAAFIESADR from the coding sequence ATGAAGTACCTGGCACCTTTGCTGGCCCTCTCCGCGCTTGCCATGACGTCGACCTCCTCGGGAGCTCAGCAGCAGAAAGCGACATCCGTCGTCCTCGTCCATGGAGCGTTCGTCGATGGCTCAGGCTGGCAGGCGGTCTACGATCTTCTCAAGAAGGACGGCTATGAAGTATTGGTGGTCCAGAATCCCACCATCACACTCGAAGGCGACGTCGCCGCCACAGAAGCGGTGATCGCAGCAGCCAAGTATCCCGTCGTGCTCGTGGGGCACTCCTATGGCGGCATGGTGATCACGCAGGCGGGCGAAAATCCGAAGGTCAAAAGCTTGGCTTACATCGCAGCTTTTGCGCCGGACACGGGCGAATCGGCCGCATCGCTAAATTCGTGGCCAGCAGAGCCTGGCGAAACGAAGGCGCCGCTGCTGCCCCCGCAGAACGGCTATCTACTGGTCGATCCCGCGAAGTTCCCGACCTCCTTTGCAGCGGATTCCCCCGTGGCGCTCACCGAGTTCATGGCGGTAGCGCAAGTGCCGTGGGGATTACAAGCCGTTGAAGCGAAGGTCACGAAGGTGGGCTGGAAGGCAAAGCCGAGCGTCTTCCTGATCCCGTCTCAGGATCGCATGATAACCCCGAGTTCGCAAAGAAAGATGGCCAAGCGAAGCGGTGCGCGAGTGGAAGAGATAAGCAGCAGCCATGCGGTGATGCTGTCTCATCCGCGGGAGGTCGCCGCGTTCATCGAGTCTGCCGACCGATGA
- a CDS encoding ATP-binding protein, translating into MRQKVVYSFGPFRLLPERQLLTRDGATVKLGGRAFELLHLLVERSNELISKDELMAYAWPGTFVHESNLKVNMHSLRRSLGDTQEQSTYIATVARRGYRFVAQVQRTDAATAEVAAAPVAARPSRLPVLEDVIAREREIARLIELLQTHPQVTVIGPAGVGKTTIAISAAHSLEGHYPDGVCFVDLARIDDPALLPSAFVAALGLRGDMGDPLNAAVAHLKDRAMLVLLDNCEHVLPAVAIFARSFARQPGRSRLLATSREPLRVPGEHVMWLDPLAFPAHDLSTLDELLKFPAVELFARRASEWTGYQIIEADRDAVSQICRSVDGLPLAIELLAGELDYHPVQELAARLSDYLGFHADDTTKTPGRHDTLLAAIDWSYGLLSPHEVEVFRLISVFADAFDLEDVIAIAAPRGLSPIDVTIGLGGLVIKSLLTAQVEGANLRYRLLDSTRRYAAKRLQDAGLQPQARRWHAERIAALFEQSETEWGWRDSDDWTKTYRGRLADVQAALAWAFADGGDTALGVRLTMLTIPLWFETSLISDTQARVKVALDHAEALQIDDLTKAKLTIPYAWSMMYARQFPPETEEYWIKAVAYSRKASDLRSELLALLGLSVYLMDVGRIHAAIERLEQFRALCDEHQDWSLSPEGERTLAWARAHTGALTDSLATLERLAAQFPGIGKGSRMAGFQVDRSIGIRNYTVRFAWVSGRPDLAAALAREAAELSEGHLASQSNVLALACCPVSLLNGNLADLERYTRKLGGILEQETIGIWLPIQRFYTAVLADSRGDPGATLGIRQAIDDLIQTRFVMRIPAMMGVAAERHLLRGELAHASDAIAVAARYEAQQDERWCRSELMRIQALIHRASGQPDRAHRLLLDAIDEARSIEALSFELRAASELAAHHLEAGYPEKANSILSPVYRQFREGFATRDLVRASHLLRQAREMTS; encoded by the coding sequence ATGCGTCAGAAGGTCGTGTATTCGTTCGGACCGTTCCGGCTGCTTCCGGAGCGGCAACTGCTCACGCGTGACGGCGCCACCGTCAAACTCGGCGGGAGAGCATTCGAACTGCTGCACCTCCTCGTCGAGCGCAGCAACGAACTGATCTCGAAGGACGAGCTCATGGCCTATGCATGGCCTGGCACGTTCGTCCACGAGAGCAATCTCAAGGTCAACATGCATAGCCTGCGTCGCTCGCTCGGCGACACGCAGGAGCAATCGACCTATATCGCAACCGTCGCCCGGCGTGGCTATCGTTTTGTGGCGCAGGTGCAGAGAACTGACGCTGCTACCGCCGAAGTCGCTGCCGCCCCCGTCGCGGCACGCCCGAGCCGTCTGCCGGTGCTGGAGGACGTCATCGCCCGCGAGCGCGAGATCGCCCGCCTGATCGAGCTGCTGCAGACGCATCCCCAGGTCACGGTGATCGGACCCGCCGGTGTCGGCAAGACCACCATCGCCATCTCCGCGGCGCACAGCCTGGAAGGCCACTATCCCGACGGCGTCTGTTTCGTCGATCTCGCCAGGATCGATGATCCCGCGCTGCTGCCCTCGGCCTTCGTCGCAGCGCTCGGACTTCGCGGCGACATGGGCGACCCCCTCAACGCCGCCGTCGCCCATCTCAAGGACAGGGCGATGCTGGTGCTGCTCGACAATTGCGAGCACGTGCTGCCCGCCGTGGCCATCTTCGCGCGCAGCTTTGCGCGTCAGCCGGGGCGGTCCAGACTCCTGGCGACGAGCCGCGAGCCGCTGCGCGTCCCCGGCGAGCACGTGATGTGGCTGGATCCGCTCGCCTTTCCAGCGCACGACCTGTCCACGCTCGACGAGCTCCTAAAATTTCCCGCCGTCGAGCTGTTTGCGCGCAGGGCCTCGGAATGGACCGGCTATCAGATCATCGAAGCCGATCGCGATGCGGTCAGTCAGATCTGCCGCTCGGTGGACGGGCTTCCGCTCGCCATCGAGCTGCTGGCGGGCGAGCTCGATTATCATCCCGTGCAGGAGCTGGCCGCGCGGCTGAGCGATTATCTCGGCTTTCATGCCGACGATACCACCAAGACGCCGGGCCGCCACGACACGCTGCTCGCGGCCATCGACTGGAGCTACGGCCTGCTGTCGCCACACGAGGTGGAGGTGTTCCGCCTGATCTCCGTGTTCGCCGACGCGTTCGACCTGGAAGACGTGATCGCCATTGCGGCGCCACGAGGCCTGTCCCCCATCGATGTGACCATCGGCCTTGGCGGTCTCGTTATCAAGTCGTTGCTGACAGCCCAAGTCGAGGGCGCCAATCTTCGCTACCGCCTGCTCGACAGCACGCGGCGATATGCCGCAAAGCGCCTGCAGGACGCCGGCTTGCAGCCGCAGGCGCGCCGCTGGCACGCCGAGCGCATCGCGGCTCTGTTCGAGCAGTCGGAGACCGAATGGGGCTGGCGTGACAGCGATGATTGGACGAAGACCTATCGCGGCCGGCTCGCCGACGTGCAGGCGGCCTTGGCCTGGGCCTTCGCGGACGGTGGCGATACCGCGCTCGGCGTCCGCCTCACTATGTTGACGATCCCATTGTGGTTCGAGACCTCGCTCATCTCGGATACGCAGGCGCGGGTGAAAGTGGCGCTCGACCATGCCGAGGCGCTGCAGATCGACGATCTCACCAAAGCGAAACTCACGATCCCGTATGCCTGGAGCATGATGTATGCGCGCCAGTTTCCGCCGGAGACCGAAGAATATTGGATCAAGGCCGTTGCGTATTCGCGCAAGGCCTCCGACCTCCGCTCGGAGCTGCTTGCCCTGCTTGGCCTCTCGGTCTATTTGATGGACGTCGGACGCATCCACGCGGCGATCGAACGACTTGAGCAATTTCGTGCGCTTTGCGATGAGCACCAGGACTGGTCGTTGTCGCCCGAGGGCGAGCGGACCTTGGCCTGGGCGCGGGCGCACACGGGAGCGCTGACCGACAGTCTCGCGACGCTCGAACGGCTGGCAGCGCAATTCCCGGGGATCGGCAAGGGCTCGCGCATGGCTGGCTTCCAGGTCGACCGCTCGATCGGCATTCGCAATTACACGGTGAGGTTTGCCTGGGTGAGCGGGCGGCCCGATCTCGCCGCAGCTCTTGCTCGCGAGGCGGCGGAGCTGTCCGAGGGGCACCTGGCGTCGCAGTCGAACGTGCTCGCGCTCGCCTGCTGTCCGGTCTCCCTTCTGAACGGAAATCTTGCGGACCTCGAACGCTACACGCGAAAGCTCGGCGGCATTCTCGAGCAGGAAACCATCGGAATCTGGCTGCCGATCCAGCGGTTCTACACGGCCGTCCTCGCAGACTCCCGCGGCGATCCCGGCGCCACACTCGGGATCAGGCAGGCGATCGATGATCTCATTCAAACACGATTCGTCATGCGAATTCCCGCGATGATGGGTGTCGCGGCCGAGCGACATCTCCTTCGCGGAGAGTTGGCCCACGCGAGCGATGCGATCGCAGTGGCGGCACGCTATGAGGCCCAACAGGATGAGCGCTGGTGCCGCTCCGAGCTGATGCGAATCCAGGCCCTTATCCATCGCGCCTCTGGGCAGCCTGATCGCGCCCACCGTCTCCTCCTAGACGCGATCGACGAGGCCCGCAGCATCGAGGCGCTGTCGTTCGAACTGCGCGCGGCCAGCGAACTTGCGGCGCATCATCTCGAGGCTGGCTATCCAGAGAAGGCCAATTCCATTCTGTCACCCGTCTATCGGCAGTTCCGGGAGGGTTTCGCTACGCGGGATCTCGTGAGAGCGTCGCACCTCCTGCGGCAAGCCCGCGAGATGACATCGTAG